A genomic segment from uncultured Desulfuromonas sp. encodes:
- a CDS encoding PAS domain S-box protein has product MEAKIEQYIQAMICDQAPDAILFADRAGNIQLWNRGAEMIFGYTKEEAIGKQLDLIIPEKLRQRHNDGYIRVISEGISKYCDDLLSVPALPKDGHALFSDFSIIMIKDNNGVMQGVAAIMRDSSEQKNKEKELKNQIKQLKAQPE; this is encoded by the coding sequence ATGGAAGCTAAGATTGAACAGTATATCCAGGCCATGATTTGCGACCAGGCACCAGATGCTATTTTGTTTGCAGACCGTGCCGGAAATATCCAGTTATGGAATCGCGGGGCGGAGATGATTTTTGGCTACACCAAAGAGGAGGCCATCGGCAAACAACTTGACCTGATCATCCCGGAGAAACTTCGTCAACGACACAACGACGGCTATATCAGAGTCATCTCAGAGGGGATAAGCAAGTACTGCGATGACCTCCTTTCGGTTCCAGCCTTACCCAAGGATGGACACGCGTTATTCAGCGATTTTTCAATCATTATGATTAAAGATAATAACGGCGTGATGCAAGGTGTCGCCGCCATCATGAGAGATTCGAGCGAGCAAAAAAACAAAGAAAAAGAGCTGAAGAATCAGATCAAACAACTCAAAGCTCAACCAGAATAG
- a CDS encoding NapC/NirT family cytochrome c has protein sequence MKRWMKAVLLVATGIILGVPLMSMGYYTMVRTSTPQFCAMCHEIRPAYRDWQTSSHGFNTQGVVADCMDCHLPAPHDTFDFFYAKAYHGVKDVVAHLFLDEYDREKNRHHAWADISNDQCMKCHRNLLYMPDKRGAMMAHRTVVYAREGYEKLCTDCHRYLVHKPKSSYSYSQKL, from the coding sequence ATGAAAAGATGGATGAAAGCCGTACTGCTGGTGGCAACCGGGATTATTCTTGGTGTGCCGCTTATGAGTATGGGTTATTACACCATGGTACGCACATCCACCCCGCAATTCTGCGCCATGTGTCACGAAATAAGACCTGCCTACCGGGACTGGCAAACCTCCAGTCATGGGTTTAACACTCAGGGCGTTGTAGCGGATTGCATGGACTGTCACCTTCCAGCACCGCATGACACTTTCGATTTTTTCTATGCTAAGGCCTATCATGGCGTCAAGGATGTTGTCGCGCATCTGTTTCTTGATGAATATGATCGCGAAAAAAATCGTCACCATGCTTGGGCAGACATCAGCAATGATCAATGCATGAAATGCCATCGAAACCTGCTCTATATGCCTGATAAGCGTGGTGCCATGATGGCTCATAGAACTGTCGTCTATGCCCGAGAAGGTTACGAAAAATTGTGTACCGACTGTCACAGATATTTAGTGCATAAACCCAAATCCAGCTATTCCTATAGTCAAAAATTGTAA
- a CDS encoding multiheme c-type cytochrome, with product MKTSITVVVSVILGLVLAGTTFAANQVKLKDFRLERSMSKQAQACLECHKQEHPGIFSDWAESRHASANITCLDCHLADETDSDISQTHFKQYQRNDTPWGRSEYRVPIAEVVTPKDCSRCHPDEVKEYSVSKHANTIEIMWKVDPWLNKGMNSDIERQAGCYYCHGTILEMDDQGRLSSETWPNVGVGRINLDGSKGSCTSCHTRHRFSVAEARKPEACGQCHLGPDHPQIEIFTESKHGDIYAAFGDDYNWDAAPGTWTPGIDYRGPTCASCHMSGSGNQMTTHDVTERLSWELQAPLTVRPEDFKPFPAKSNWVTERNKMKDVCKQCHAKNWVEDHYTKTDAVINEYNEVYYKPAKAMLDDLYSKGLLDKSKFFDEHLEVEFYELWHHEGRRARMGTAMMAPDYAWWHGFYECKHRYNGFMQEARHLIETGEKAYIFKDFPNATGDTTRPPVLFGKP from the coding sequence ATGAAAACGTCAATAACTGTTGTTGTCTCTGTAATTCTCGGTTTGGTTCTGGCAGGAACAACATTTGCTGCTAACCAAGTTAAACTCAAAGATTTTCGCCTGGAACGCAGCATGTCCAAACAAGCACAAGCTTGTCTGGAATGCCATAAACAGGAGCATCCGGGCATTTTCTCGGACTGGGCGGAGAGCCGCCATGCAAGCGCTAACATTACCTGTCTTGATTGCCACTTAGCCGATGAGACAGACTCGGATATCAGCCAGACCCATTTTAAGCAATATCAACGCAATGACACCCCGTGGGGCCGTTCTGAATACCGCGTGCCCATCGCTGAAGTCGTCACCCCAAAAGACTGTTCTCGCTGTCATCCCGACGAAGTCAAAGAGTACAGCGTCAGCAAACATGCCAATACGATTGAAATCATGTGGAAGGTCGATCCGTGGCTGAACAAGGGAATGAACTCCGATATCGAACGCCAGGCAGGGTGCTATTACTGCCACGGCACGATTCTGGAGATGGATGACCAAGGGCGGCTTTCATCAGAAACCTGGCCGAATGTCGGAGTGGGACGCATCAACCTTGACGGCAGCAAGGGAAGCTGCACAAGTTGCCATACGCGCCATCGTTTTTCTGTAGCTGAAGCTCGCAAGCCAGAGGCTTGCGGACAATGCCATTTAGGTCCGGATCATCCACAGATTGAAATCTTTACCGAATCCAAGCACGGTGATATCTATGCCGCCTTTGGTGACGATTACAATTGGGATGCCGCACCAGGGACCTGGACACCAGGCATTGATTATCGAGGACCCACGTGCGCATCTTGTCACATGAGTGGTTCCGGGAATCAAATGACAACCCACGATGTCACAGAACGGTTAAGCTGGGAGTTGCAGGCACCGCTCACGGTCCGCCCAGAGGATTTCAAACCATTCCCAGCCAAGAGTAACTGGGTTACCGAGCGCAACAAGATGAAAGACGTGTGTAAACAATGCCACGCCAAAAACTGGGTTGAAGACCATTACACCAAAACCGATGCCGTGATCAACGAGTACAACGAAGTGTATTACAAACCGGCAAAAGCCATGCTTGATGATCTTTACAGCAAAGGTCTTCTCGATAAGAGTAAATTTTTCGATGAGCATCTTGAGGTCGAATTCTACGAGCTGTGGCACCACGAAGGTCGTCGAGCACGCATGGGGACGGCAATGATGGCACCAGATTATGCTTGGTGGCATGGTTTCTATGAGTGCAAACACCGGTATAATGGGTTTATGCAAGAAGCTCGACACCTGATTGAGACAGGCGAAAAAGCCTATATCTTTAAAGACTTCCCCAATGCCACTGGGGACACAACCCGACCACCGGTTCTATTTGGCAAACCATAA
- a CDS encoding methyl-accepting chemotaxis protein, whose translation MAEKVKDTQTHSFVGIRTILLGLVGLAVLTAIGISSMSMYFLATQKKDAPVINIAGRQRMLSQKMSKEVLMVAASSNASAAKEQLRDTKILFDRSLKALIDGDSDMGLPATSEGPIHEQLLVVKSIWEQFSPKIKQILTHTTDTVEFQNALKHILSENIALLTEMNKAVQMFEANAREKVQTLEMILFSGIALAVLVFVVCAIVLNGLILRPVRQLIIMIKALERGDLTQRLKMKRCDEIGEMAKTMDGFADNLEHEILSAFEHLAQGDFTFQAQGLIREPLAKANTALNDSMGQVQLAAEQIAAGSEQISETSQTLSQAATEQASSLEQITSSMADMGSRTKQNADNAVQVNQLAEKARDVAGHGNSQMQDMVAAMAEINESAQDISRIIKVIDEIAFQTNLLALNAAVEAARAGQHGKGFAVVAEEVRNLAARSAKAASETAALIDGAVSKAGNGTQIAQSTADALTDIVQSITKVTDLVGEITASSDEQSQGIAQIHIGLEEIDKVTQQNTSNAVQSAATGEQLAAQSAQMREMLAGFKLHNGLSRLSFPC comes from the coding sequence ATGGCTGAAAAAGTGAAAGATACTCAAACGCATTCATTTGTAGGGATTCGTACAATTTTATTGGGGCTGGTTGGTCTTGCTGTTTTAACGGCAATTGGAATAAGCAGTATGTCGATGTATTTTTTGGCCACCCAAAAAAAAGATGCTCCGGTAATTAACATTGCCGGCCGTCAGAGGATGCTTAGCCAGAAGATGAGCAAAGAAGTGCTCATGGTTGCGGCATCTTCAAATGCATCAGCCGCAAAGGAGCAGCTTAGGGACACCAAGATTTTGTTTGATCGTTCTCTCAAGGCACTGATTGATGGAGACTCTGACATGGGATTGCCAGCGACGTCAGAAGGTCCGATTCATGAGCAACTTTTGGTGGTTAAATCAATATGGGAACAATTTTCCCCGAAAATCAAGCAGATATTGACTCACACCACAGATACCGTTGAGTTCCAAAATGCATTAAAGCACATATTATCGGAGAATATTGCTCTGCTTACTGAGATGAACAAGGCGGTGCAAATGTTTGAGGCAAATGCCCGTGAAAAGGTACAGACCCTGGAAATGATTCTCTTTAGCGGAATCGCTTTGGCTGTTCTTGTCTTTGTGGTCTGTGCAATTGTCCTCAATGGCCTGATCTTACGTCCGGTAAGGCAGTTGATAATCATGATTAAGGCCTTGGAACGCGGGGATTTAACTCAGCGGCTGAAAATGAAGCGCTGTGACGAAATTGGTGAGATGGCGAAAACCATGGATGGCTTTGCCGATAATCTTGAGCATGAAATCCTCAGTGCCTTCGAACATCTGGCTCAAGGTGATTTTACCTTCCAGGCCCAGGGCTTGATTCGTGAACCGCTGGCTAAAGCAAATACCGCTCTTAACGATAGTATGGGACAGGTTCAGTTAGCTGCCGAGCAAATCGCTGCCGGATCAGAGCAGATTTCCGAAACCAGTCAGACCTTGTCGCAGGCTGCAACTGAGCAAGCCAGTTCCCTTGAACAGATCACCAGTTCAATGGCTGATATGGGCTCACGGACCAAGCAAAATGCCGACAATGCCGTACAGGTGAACCAGTTAGCGGAAAAGGCTCGTGACGTGGCGGGACACGGGAACAGTCAAATGCAGGATATGGTAGCGGCGATGGCCGAAATTAACGAATCGGCTCAAGATATTTCCCGAATCATCAAGGTGATTGATGAGATTGCATTTCAGACAAATTTGCTGGCTTTGAATGCAGCGGTGGAAGCAGCACGTGCAGGTCAACATGGAAAAGGTTTTGCCGTGGTGGCGGAAGAAGTCCGTAATCTTGCTGCACGAAGCGCTAAGGCTGCCAGCGAAACGGCCGCTCTGATTGATGGCGCCGTCAGCAAGGCCGGGAATGGCACTCAGATTGCTCAAAGCACTGCTGATGCATTGACCGATATTGTTCAGAGTATCACCAAGGTGACGGATTTAGTCGGAGAGATTACAGCTTCATCCGATGAGCAATCCCAAGGAATCGCCCAGATTCATATCGGTTTGGAAGAGATTGACAAGGTGACTCAGCAGAACACCAGCAACGCTGTCCAAAGCGCTGCTACTGGAGAGCAACTTGCTGCCCAATCAGCCCAGATGAGAGAAATGCTGGCCGGTTTTAAATTGCATAATGGGCTCAGTCGTCTCAGCTTTCCATGTTAA
- a CDS encoding ImmA/IrrE family metallo-endopeptidase has translation MRIANDLIKYYAISSPSDIRLEDIAMDRNVFVKEGDLKNSDAYLLRANNRGIVRVRNSIPELGRKRFAIAHELGHWEMHTDQSQLNFCTEDNLSDYQHSPMEIEANVFAAELLMPPQISRQILGTAPPSLELAKELAETFNTSLTASVLRLIELTKEDCLAIFSNNGIVKWWRKGKPFSNVPRIEKNHPLHVESEANEILCGKKLASRMVKVPTEAWFPWVSDKRGFEVYEQSMKLGSYPTILTLLWIIAE, from the coding sequence ATGCGAATCGCAAATGATCTTATTAAATATTATGCGATTTCAAGTCCTAGTGATATCAGGCTTGAAGATATAGCTATGGACAGAAATGTCTTTGTTAAAGAAGGTGATCTGAAAAATTCGGATGCGTACTTGCTTAGAGCGAATAACAGGGGAATTGTTAGAGTAAGGAATAGTATACCGGAACTAGGAAGGAAACGATTTGCCATTGCCCATGAACTCGGCCATTGGGAAATGCATACAGATCAGAGCCAATTAAACTTTTGCACAGAAGATAATTTGTCCGATTACCAGCACAGCCCCATGGAAATCGAAGCAAATGTTTTTGCTGCCGAGCTACTTATGCCGCCTCAGATTTCTAGACAAATATTGGGAACAGCTCCACCGTCTCTAGAACTCGCCAAAGAACTTGCTGAAACATTTAACACTTCACTTACTGCATCAGTCCTTCGGCTTATAGAATTAACAAAAGAGGACTGCCTTGCGATATTTTCCAATAATGGAATTGTGAAATGGTGGCGTAAAGGGAAGCCGTTTTCGAATGTTCCCCGAATTGAAAAGAATCATCCGTTGCATGTTGAAAGCGAGGCCAATGAAATTTTATGTGGCAAAAAGCTGGCGTCAAGGATGGTAAAAGTGCCAACCGAAGCATGGTTCCCTTGGGTAAGTGACAAAAGAGGCTTTGAGGTCTATGAGCAGTCAATGAAACTTGGAAGCTATCCCACTATTCTCACCTTGCTTTGGATTATTGCAGAGTGA
- a CDS encoding paraslipin codes for MSPSLVAVIIFAVLVIVVLVKTAVIVPQKNEYIIERLGKYSRTLGAGFHILLPFIDRVAYRFMLKEEVVNIASQTCITKDNVTVEVDGLIYLQVQDSKLAAYGINDYRLAAAQLAQTTLRSCIGRIDLDKTFEERENINAQVVQAIDEAAQSWGLYEYTPKMLPIY; via the coding sequence ATGAGTCCGTCGCTGGTTGCCGTCATTATCTTTGCCGTTCTGGTCATTGTCGTTCTGGTCAAAACGGCAGTCATTGTCCCGCAAAAAAACGAGTACATCATTGAACGCTTGGGTAAATACAGTCGTACGTTAGGGGCTGGATTTCATATCCTGCTGCCGTTCATCGACCGGGTGGCCTATCGCTTCATGCTCAAGGAAGAGGTGGTGAACATTGCCAGTCAGACCTGTATCACCAAGGACAACGTCACCGTAGAAGTGGACGGCCTGATCTATTTACAGGTGCAGGACAGCAAGTTGGCCGCTTACGGTATCAACGATTACCGGCTGGCCGCCGCACAGCTGGCTCAGACCACCCTGCGGTCCTGTATTGGCCGTATCGATCTCGACAAGACCTTTGAAGAGCGGGAAAACATCAACGCCCAAGTGGTACAAGCCATTGACGAGGCGGCCCAGAGTTGGGGCCTTTATGAATATACACCAAAAATGTTACCGATTTATTGA
- a CDS encoding NfeD family protein produces the protein MESLLTPWLLWFVAGVALALFELAVPGFILIFFGVGCLVVSGVLLVVDLTITEQVWLFVAATIISLLALRRYAMRVFAGSQEINPEDQLVEQPQGTGKVVDRITPNTPGRVAYRGSFWDAVSTATLEPDVMVKINGYAENSRTVLKVEPLADAKEE, from the coding sequence TTGGAGAGTTTGTTGACCCCGTGGTTGCTGTGGTTTGTTGCCGGTGTGGCTCTGGCGTTATTTGAACTGGCAGTGCCGGGTTTTATTCTGATCTTTTTCGGCGTCGGCTGTCTTGTTGTGTCCGGCGTCTTGCTGGTGGTGGACTTAACAATCACCGAGCAGGTGTGGTTGTTTGTCGCGGCGACCATCATCAGTCTGCTGGCTTTGCGGCGCTACGCCATGCGCGTGTTTGCCGGTTCTCAGGAAATTAATCCCGAAGATCAACTCGTCGAACAGCCACAGGGCACCGGCAAGGTGGTGGATCGCATCACCCCAAATACACCGGGTCGCGTTGCCTATCGCGGTTCGTTCTGGGATGCCGTGTCCACGGCCACGTTGGAGCCGGATGTTATGGTGAAAATAAACGGCTATGCGGAAAATTCGCGCACGGTTCTCAAGGTAGAACCTCTGGCCGACGCGAAAGAAGAATAA
- a CDS encoding DNA translocase FtsK 4TM domain-containing protein — MDDDQQRSRREHLKKEISALFWAAIGAYLCICLLSFDNGDPSFNNNLHPEMIRNLGGPIGAHLADLLYQLFGLASLLLPPACFFFAWRLFRFRDLHPRWYKIGAFLSMIFALDGLISLKVAEVNVMGQAISEAGGAIGRLLVDILVGALNTGGAALVLAVFFLVSIMLLTRFSLVLFLDGLSARMAARLERRREQKEQKKVSSGKKKTEGPVIAAPSAPITKAPTPAKPVRKKKPATTVPAEQEAFDFLEITGNYQLPPMSLLDYEGEPAPPVDRDALMAMARILEAKLKDFNVHGEVVEVKPGPVVTMFEFSPAPGIKVNKIAGLSDDLSMALRATSIRIVAPIPGRGVVGIEIPNNNRETVYLKDILESDQFRKSGGRLPMALGKDIFGQTCVSDLAKMPHLLVAGSTGSGKSVSINTMILSLLYRANPEDVRIIMVDPKMLELSIYEGIPHLLLPVVTDPKKASLALGWAVREMERRYRQMADKGVRNIDGYNKKVAKEQKDKERLARLEAATVASELSGEELPFEEEAQAPLDLPPAPQEELDHGHLPYIVVIVDELADLMLVAGREIEEHIARLAQMARAAGIHLILATQRPSVDVITGLIKANFPTRISFKVFSRIDSRTILDTSGAESLLGMGDMLFLPPGTSSLQRVHGAFVSELEVQKVVDFLTKQGSPDYDTTILTPPPSSSGDSDDDLEYDERWDEAVALVAQAQQASISMIQRRLRIGYNRAARIIEKMEQEGIVGPSDGTSKGREVLIQSHDSD, encoded by the coding sequence ATGGATGATGATCAACAACGCAGTCGCCGTGAACATTTAAAAAAAGAGATCTCCGCCCTGTTTTGGGCGGCAATCGGCGCGTACCTGTGTATCTGCCTGCTCTCTTTTGATAACGGCGATCCGTCATTCAATAATAATCTGCATCCGGAGATGATCCGTAATCTTGGTGGCCCTATTGGCGCTCATCTCGCGGATTTGCTCTACCAGCTGTTTGGTCTGGCCTCGTTGCTGCTGCCGCCGGCCTGTTTCTTTTTTGCCTGGCGGCTGTTTCGATTTCGCGATTTGCACCCTCGCTGGTACAAAATTGGCGCTTTTTTGTCGATGATCTTTGCCCTGGACGGGCTGATTTCGCTGAAAGTGGCTGAAGTAAACGTCATGGGACAGGCGATTTCCGAAGCCGGAGGCGCGATCGGCCGTCTGCTGGTGGATATTCTGGTCGGCGCGCTTAATACCGGTGGTGCCGCTCTGGTTTTGGCGGTGTTCTTTCTTGTCTCCATCATGCTGTTGACCCGCTTTTCTCTGGTGTTGTTTCTTGACGGCCTCAGTGCGCGTATGGCCGCCCGCCTGGAGCGGCGTCGTGAGCAGAAAGAGCAGAAAAAGGTTTCTTCCGGTAAAAAGAAAACTGAAGGGCCGGTGATCGCTGCGCCGAGTGCACCGATTACCAAAGCGCCAACGCCAGCGAAACCGGTGCGCAAGAAAAAACCGGCGACCACGGTGCCTGCCGAACAGGAAGCCTTCGATTTTCTCGAAATTACCGGCAACTACCAGTTGCCACCGATGTCGTTGCTGGACTACGAAGGTGAGCCTGCCCCGCCGGTAGACCGTGATGCACTCATGGCCATGGCACGCATTCTTGAAGCCAAACTCAAAGATTTCAACGTGCATGGTGAAGTGGTGGAGGTCAAACCCGGCCCGGTGGTCACCATGTTTGAATTCTCTCCGGCTCCCGGTATCAAAGTCAACAAGATTGCCGGTTTGTCCGATGACCTGTCCATGGCGCTACGCGCCACGTCGATTCGCATTGTTGCGCCCATTCCCGGTCGTGGTGTGGTCGGCATCGAGATTCCCAACAACAATCGCGAAACCGTCTACCTCAAAGATATCCTTGAATCGGATCAGTTTCGTAAAAGTGGTGGTCGCTTGCCCATGGCTTTGGGCAAGGATATTTTCGGCCAAACCTGCGTCAGTGATCTGGCCAAAATGCCCCACCTGCTGGTGGCCGGATCTACGGGTAGTGGTAAATCGGTGTCGATCAACACCATGATTCTGTCGTTGCTCTATCGGGCCAATCCGGAAGATGTGCGCATCATTATGGTTGACCCGAAAATGCTTGAACTGTCGATCTATGAAGGCATTCCCCATCTGTTGCTGCCAGTGGTCACCGATCCGAAAAAAGCCTCACTGGCTCTGGGCTGGGCTGTGCGCGAGATGGAGCGTCGCTATCGACAGATGGCGGACAAGGGTGTGCGAAATATTGACGGCTACAACAAAAAGGTCGCCAAGGAGCAGAAGGATAAGGAACGACTTGCCCGTCTCGAAGCAGCCACGGTTGCCAGTGAACTGAGCGGCGAAGAATTGCCGTTTGAAGAAGAAGCACAGGCGCCTCTCGATCTGCCACCTGCTCCGCAGGAGGAACTGGACCACGGTCACCTGCCGTATATCGTCGTCATTGTCGATGAGCTGGCGGACCTGATGCTGGTGGCTGGCCGCGAAATTGAAGAACATATCGCCCGTCTGGCCCAGATGGCGCGTGCTGCCGGTATCCACCTGATCCTGGCCACCCAACGGCCGAGTGTCGACGTTATCACCGGCCTGATCAAAGCGAACTTCCCGACACGGATTTCTTTCAAAGTGTTTTCTCGAATTGACTCGCGGACCATTCTTGATACCAGTGGTGCAGAGAGTCTGCTGGGGATGGGGGATATGTTGTTTCTACCACCGGGCACCAGCAGCTTGCAGCGGGTTCACGGTGCGTTTGTCTCCGAGCTGGAAGTGCAGAAAGTCGTCGACTTTCTCACCAAGCAGGGCAGCCCCGATTATGACACGACCATTTTGACGCCGCCGCCTTCCTCCTCTGGAGACAGCGATGATGACCTGGAATATGATGAGCGTTGGGATGAAGCCGTCGCTTTGGTCGCCCAGGCGCAACAGGCCTCTATCTCCATGATTCAGCGTCGTCTGCGCATCGGTTACAACCGCGCCGCGCGCATTATCGAAAAAATGGAGCAGGAAGGGATTGTCGGCCCGTCGGACGGGACCAGTAAGGGGCGTGAAGTCCTCATCCAATCGCACGATAGCGATTGA
- a CDS encoding undecaprenyl-diphosphate phosphatase — translation MTLIHAILLGLLQGATEFLPVSSSGHLAIAQYFIHGFEQPGVLFDVVLHCGTLCAVMIYFWKDVKSLITAPWASGDEGIERRRLLWLIVAGSVPTALIGLTFKDALTAVFHNIPLVCAMLLVTGTVLFVAERWRKGERRLDQLTLADTLITGVVQGCAILPGISRSGSTIAALLFRGVDGAAAARFSFLLSMPAVGGAALLSLKDVDQLADGQLALYLAGGAMAFVSGLLSIHLLMAVLRKRRLAAFAVYCWGAGALFFMLS, via the coding sequence ATGACGTTGATCCATGCGATATTGCTGGGTTTGTTGCAGGGCGCTACGGAGTTTTTGCCCGTGTCCTCTTCGGGTCATCTGGCGATCGCCCAATATTTCATCCACGGCTTTGAGCAACCGGGTGTCCTGTTTGATGTCGTCCTTCATTGTGGGACGCTGTGTGCGGTTATGATCTACTTCTGGAAAGACGTGAAGTCACTGATAACCGCTCCTTGGGCCTCGGGTGACGAGGGCATTGAGCGGCGCCGTTTGCTGTGGCTGATTGTGGCTGGGTCCGTACCAACAGCGCTCATTGGCCTGACGTTTAAAGATGCTTTGACGGCTGTTTTTCACAATATTCCACTGGTGTGCGCCATGTTGTTGGTGACCGGCACGGTGTTGTTCGTCGCCGAACGCTGGCGTAAAGGGGAACGCCGCCTCGACCAGCTGACACTGGCCGATACTCTGATCACCGGGGTGGTTCAGGGCTGTGCCATTTTGCCGGGGATCTCCCGTTCCGGATCGACCATTGCCGCTCTGCTTTTTCGTGGCGTCGATGGTGCAGCTGCGGCGCGCTTTTCGTTTTTGTTATCCATGCCCGCCGTGGGAGGCGCGGCACTGCTTTCTCTCAAAGATGTCGATCAGCTGGCGGACGGTCAATTGGCCCTTTATCTGGCCGGTGGCGCCATGGCCTTTGTCAGTGGTTTGCTGTCAATTCATTTGCTGATGGCGGTTTTACGCAAGCGTCGACTGGCGGCATTTGCCGTGTATTGCTGGGGTGCCGGAGCGCTGTTTTTTATGTTATCGTAG
- a CDS encoding ribonuclease J, which translates to MHNFSDNPDHVTLLPLGGFGEIGLNMMALEHGGKIILIDCGLMFPEAHMLGIDLVLPDVSCLKGRLDDICGLVITHGHEDHIGAIPFLHEQLGRPPLYATGFTLALLKKKLEEFELNLNQSMTQIAPREIFEVGPFSIEPFRVAHSVPDGVGLAIRCPAGLIVHSGDFKLDATPLDGQTTDVARLAQYGEEGVLLLLADSTNIETPGFSGSECEVGPRFHEIMKQARGRVFVATFSSNIHRVQQAVDAALACGRKIALYGRSMVSNCGVARVYDALNIPEKDLIDVRQLADYPRHQITVITTGSQGEPRSALARLAAGDHPQFAIEEEDCVILSSRFIPGNEKAITSVINQLYRQGAEVHYQRTSGVHVSGHASREELKQLQALVRPRHFVPIHGEFRHLIQHARLAHQMGVLPEHSPVVENGQPVLVSSHGITLLDPVECGRVLVDGKGVGDVGMMELRDRHRLARHGTVMAVLAVSRSKGAVVQGPELVSRGCLPEPDGEALLAEAADQVRAMLAEHHLSSLTDWDDVRIEIRQTLTRFFKRRLQRRPLVLPIIIQL; encoded by the coding sequence ATGCATAATTTTTCCGACAATCCTGACCATGTCACCTTATTGCCTTTAGGCGGTTTTGGTGAAATCGGCCTCAATATGATGGCTCTGGAACATGGCGGAAAAATAATCTTGATTGATTGCGGCCTGATGTTTCCTGAAGCGCACATGCTGGGCATTGATCTTGTTTTGCCTGATGTGTCCTGTCTCAAAGGGCGTCTCGATGATATTTGTGGCCTGGTGATTACACATGGCCACGAAGATCATATCGGAGCGATCCCTTTTCTCCACGAACAACTCGGTCGACCGCCGCTTTATGCCACCGGTTTTACCTTAGCTCTGTTAAAGAAGAAACTGGAAGAATTCGAGCTGAACCTGAATCAGTCGATGACCCAGATCGCTCCGCGTGAAATCTTTGAAGTCGGGCCGTTTTCCATCGAACCGTTTCGGGTTGCCCATTCGGTTCCGGACGGGGTGGGGCTGGCGATCCGTTGTCCGGCCGGGCTGATCGTACATAGCGGAGATTTCAAGCTTGACGCCACGCCTCTTGATGGTCAGACCACCGATGTTGCCCGCCTGGCACAGTATGGTGAGGAGGGCGTGCTGTTGTTGCTGGCCGACTCCACCAACATTGAAACGCCGGGTTTCTCGGGATCGGAATGCGAGGTGGGACCGCGCTTTCACGAGATTATGAAACAGGCGCGAGGGCGGGTGTTTGTCGCCACCTTTTCCTCCAATATCCATCGCGTGCAGCAGGCGGTGGATGCCGCGCTGGCCTGCGGCCGCAAAATCGCTCTCTATGGGCGCAGTATGGTCAGTAACTGTGGGGTGGCCCGTGTTTATGATGCCTTGAACATCCCCGAAAAAGACCTGATTGATGTTCGGCAATTGGCGGATTATCCGCGTCACCAGATCACGGTGATTACCACCGGCAGTCAGGGCGAACCACGCAGTGCTCTGGCGCGGCTTGCGGCAGGTGATCATCCTCAGTTTGCGATTGAAGAAGAGGATTGTGTGATCTTGTCTTCACGCTTTATTCCCGGCAATGAAAAAGCCATTACCTCGGTGATCAACCAACTCTATCGTCAGGGTGCCGAGGTACATTATCAACGCACCAGCGGTGTCCATGTGTCAGGGCATGCCAGTCGTGAAGAGCTCAAGCAGTTGCAGGCATTGGTGCGACCACGCCATTTTGTGCCAATCCATGGCGAATTTCGTCATTTGATCCAGCATGCGCGACTGGCACACCAGATGGGCGTGTTGCCGGAACACAGTCCGGTTGTCGAAAATGGTCAACCGGTTTTGGTCAGCTCACATGGCATCACCCTGCTCGACCCGGTCGAATGCGGTCGTGTTCTGGTTGACGGCAAAGGGGTCGGAGATGTCGGTATGATGGAGCTGCGCGACCGTCACCGCCTTGCCCGCCATGGCACGGTCATGGCCGTGTTGGCTGTGAGTCGTAGCAAGGGCGCAGTGGTGCAGGGGCCGGAGCTGGTCAGCCGCGGCTGTTTGCCGGAACCCGATGGTGAGGCCCTGCTGGCTGAGGCCGCCGATCAGGTACGCGCCATGCTGGCCGAGCACCACCTGTCCTCGTTGACCGATTGGGACGATGTGCGGATCGAGATCCGTCAGACGTTGACGCGTTTTTTTAAACGCCGTCTGCAGCGGCGTCCGCTGGTACTGCCGATTATCATTCAACTCTAA